One stretch of Longimicrobium sp. DNA includes these proteins:
- a CDS encoding YfhO family protein: MTKKTATAAAPARRASMLAPPPETEPRMGTSLAAAIYLALALVYFLPAFLPGRQVYGTDFSNSGFAFQSFISKSFAAGHLPQWVPWVYGGVPYFANPGSAYYPVRFLADWLLPVQGILPAIFLFQFFVAGWGMYLLAREMGSRPWVAFVAGLAFQWTGILTSWVYAGHDGRIIVLSLVPLLFYFLHRGIRTVAVAPFAGAAAAVGFALLSFQIQVAWYMLVGALVWAVFCLVHLGTVRRGRVLAKVVLLGVGAVAFGFAMGAVNFLPFTSYVSHSPRAGSEGRGYEYSVSYSMPPVNVVAMAVPEQLGLSVVDPTDGRPAFSAYHGENGFKLHSEYVGAVALVLFALGFWYARRNRHWWFFAGAALFFLTLAFGGHTPLYHLYWTLLPGLKKFRAPDLAYGMVAFSVVAMGALALESLARAREAAADRKASAENRERLDLVLWIGGVVVVIAFLGAAALGSHPGQPGEPSAAPGWMRFAVFAAGATAVLWAWTSRRIGPAAAMWILAAVTTADLWMLGKKFFYTIPAPAEYYAEDDVAGFLKTQQAAGPFRVWPLGQQSAWPRVMNYPMYHGIDQAGGEHGNQLQRYNEYVGAGPGTTPDFHNFLQDPRFINADNVRYLVSSQPLGVDWLRPAFQGQQAVVYENVNALPRAWVVGQAIRAGEGQTLQAMQQPGWDPRKSAVVESPRDLALAGPQLQGAARVTREDADRVEVAAQASGAGLLVLADNWYPDWKAMVDGRPAEIYRTNHTFRGVVIPAGQHRVVFTFDSPSLHTGFWVWLATLVLLAAYGAWLLVAWRRRRGDAAAAAPEPAPAG, encoded by the coding sequence GTGACCAAGAAGACCGCCACCGCCGCCGCGCCCGCGCGCCGCGCCTCGATGCTGGCCCCGCCGCCCGAGACCGAGCCGCGCATGGGAACGAGCCTCGCCGCCGCGATCTACCTCGCGCTGGCGCTGGTCTACTTCCTTCCCGCCTTCCTCCCGGGAAGGCAGGTGTACGGGACGGACTTCTCCAACTCCGGCTTCGCCTTCCAGAGCTTCATCTCGAAGAGCTTTGCCGCGGGGCACCTGCCGCAGTGGGTGCCGTGGGTGTACGGCGGCGTGCCGTACTTCGCCAACCCCGGCAGCGCGTACTATCCGGTGCGCTTCCTGGCCGACTGGCTGCTCCCCGTGCAGGGGATCCTGCCGGCCATCTTCCTCTTCCAGTTCTTCGTGGCCGGCTGGGGGATGTACCTGCTGGCGCGGGAGATGGGGTCGCGGCCGTGGGTGGCCTTCGTGGCCGGCCTGGCCTTCCAGTGGACGGGGATCCTGACCTCGTGGGTGTATGCCGGGCACGACGGGCGGATCATCGTCCTCTCCCTGGTTCCCCTGCTCTTCTACTTCCTGCACCGCGGCATCCGCACGGTCGCGGTGGCGCCGTTCGCGGGCGCGGCGGCGGCGGTCGGCTTCGCGCTGCTCTCGTTCCAGATCCAGGTCGCGTGGTACATGCTGGTGGGCGCGCTGGTCTGGGCCGTCTTCTGCCTCGTCCACCTCGGCACCGTCCGCCGCGGGCGGGTGCTGGCCAAGGTGGTGCTCCTGGGCGTCGGCGCCGTCGCGTTCGGGTTCGCGATGGGCGCGGTGAACTTCCTCCCCTTCACCAGCTACGTCTCGCACTCGCCGCGCGCGGGGAGCGAGGGGCGTGGCTACGAGTACTCGGTCTCGTACTCGATGCCGCCGGTGAACGTGGTGGCGATGGCGGTGCCGGAGCAGCTCGGGCTTTCCGTGGTCGACCCGACCGACGGCCGGCCGGCGTTCTCGGCGTACCACGGCGAGAACGGCTTCAAGCTGCACAGCGAGTACGTGGGCGCGGTGGCGCTCGTCCTCTTCGCGCTGGGCTTCTGGTACGCGCGGCGGAACCGCCACTGGTGGTTCTTCGCGGGGGCGGCGCTCTTCTTCCTGACGCTGGCGTTCGGCGGCCACACCCCGCTCTACCACCTGTACTGGACGCTGCTGCCGGGGCTGAAAAAGTTCCGCGCGCCGGACCTGGCGTACGGCATGGTCGCCTTCTCGGTGGTGGCGATGGGCGCGCTGGCGCTGGAGTCGCTCGCCCGCGCCCGCGAGGCCGCGGCGGACCGCAAGGCGTCCGCCGAGAACCGGGAACGGCTGGACCTGGTGCTGTGGATCGGCGGCGTGGTGGTGGTGATCGCTTTCCTGGGCGCGGCCGCGCTGGGCTCGCACCCCGGCCAGCCGGGCGAGCCCAGCGCCGCGCCGGGGTGGATGCGCTTCGCCGTCTTCGCGGCGGGCGCCACGGCGGTGCTGTGGGCGTGGACCTCGCGCCGCATCGGCCCCGCCGCGGCGATGTGGATCCTGGCGGCGGTGACCACGGCGGACCTGTGGATGCTGGGGAAGAAGTTCTTCTACACCATCCCCGCGCCGGCCGAGTACTACGCCGAGGACGACGTAGCCGGGTTCCTGAAGACGCAGCAGGCGGCGGGGCCGTTCCGCGTGTGGCCGCTGGGGCAGCAGAGCGCGTGGCCGCGGGTGATGAACTACCCGATGTACCACGGCATCGACCAGGCGGGCGGCGAGCACGGCAACCAGCTGCAGCGCTACAACGAGTACGTGGGCGCCGGGCCGGGAACCACGCCGGACTTCCACAACTTCCTGCAGGACCCGCGCTTCATCAACGCCGACAACGTGCGCTACCTGGTGAGCTCGCAGCCGCTGGGCGTCGACTGGCTGCGTCCCGCCTTCCAGGGGCAGCAGGCCGTCGTCTACGAGAACGTGAACGCCCTGCCGCGCGCCTGGGTCGTGGGCCAGGCCATCCGCGCCGGCGAGGGGCAGACGCTGCAGGCGATGCAGCAGCCGGGGTGGGACCCCCGGAAGTCGGCCGTGGTGGAGAGCCCGCGCGACCTGGCGCTCGCCGGGCCGCAGCTGCAGGGCGCCGCCCGCGTCACCCGCGAGGACGCCGACCGCGTGGAGGTGGCCGCGCAGGCGAGCGGCGCCGGGCTGCTGGTGCTGGCGGACAACTGGTACCCGGACTGGAAGGCCATGGTGGACGGCCGCCCGGCGGAGATCTACCGGACGAACCACACCTTCCGCGGCGTGGTGATCCCCGCCGGGCAGCACCGCGTCGTCTTCACCTTCGATTCCCCGTCGCTGCACACCGGTTTCTGGGTTTGGCTGGCGACGCTGGTGCTGCTCGCCGCGTACGGCGCGTGGCTGCTGGTGGCCTGGCGCAGGCGGCGGGGTGACGCGGCCGCCGCGGCGCCCGAGCCGGCCCCGGCGGGATGA
- a CDS encoding transcription elongation factor GreA, with amino-acid sequence MLEELKNKLGEEIERLTHELQITLPKAIQKAVEHGDLRENSEYKSALERQQFVQARLNHLTKRYGELSKIDLSEIPSDRIGFGSRVTVVDMRTREEETYTLVFGDYIDIDSGQISVASPLGQTLIGKKKGDKVSLQLPRGERKLMIKEMTTLPQMVDDQGDAA; translated from the coding sequence ATGCTTGAAGAGCTGAAGAACAAGCTGGGCGAAGAGATCGAGCGGCTGACGCACGAGCTGCAGATCACCCTGCCGAAGGCCATTCAGAAGGCGGTGGAGCACGGCGACCTGCGCGAGAACAGCGAGTACAAGAGCGCGCTGGAGCGCCAGCAGTTCGTGCAGGCGCGCCTGAACCACCTGACCAAGCGCTACGGCGAGCTGTCGAAGATCGACCTTTCCGAGATCCCGTCGGACCGCATCGGCTTCGGCTCGCGCGTGACCGTGGTGGACATGCGCACGCGCGAGGAGGAGACGTACACGCTTGTCTTCGGCGACTACATCGACATCGACAGCGGCCAGATCTCGGTGGCCAGCCCGCTGGGGCAGACGCTGATTGGGAAGAAGAAGGGCGACAAGGTATCGCTCCAGCTCCCCCGCGGGGAGCGCAAGCTGATGATCAAGGAGATGACCACCCTCCCGCAGATGGTCGACGACCAGGGCGACGCGGCCTGA
- a CDS encoding YukJ family protein, producing MPIRNYGVLKGRVLHGIPEHRLRTPHYEILVDAGGIRFRVAVDTRSMDRGSPDLLFFCDEDFRHPLTGDLEALDDGFHPLGGGARLDYVRGGFVRREQMQPLPLDRPGRDNDLNEKVGHWVEIAASDRGVALYAFGGRWGPEPQRRDAVFGFLPGNGLHDVHMNQGNPPGRHAHDNGAGQDGALFFHLQRENRWIALFLAFQSQSWEADGGGHTLEPHPDDLGRFHGYGQSHRRR from the coding sequence ATGCCGATCCGCAACTACGGCGTGCTGAAGGGGCGCGTGCTGCACGGCATTCCCGAGCACCGCCTGCGCACCCCGCACTACGAGATCCTGGTGGATGCCGGCGGAATCCGCTTCCGCGTCGCCGTCGACACGCGCTCGATGGACCGCGGGAGCCCGGACCTGCTCTTCTTCTGCGACGAAGATTTCCGTCACCCGCTCACCGGGGACCTGGAGGCGCTGGACGACGGATTTCACCCGCTCGGCGGCGGCGCGAGGCTGGACTACGTGCGCGGCGGCTTCGTGCGCCGCGAGCAGATGCAGCCGCTGCCGCTGGACCGGCCGGGGCGCGACAACGACCTGAACGAGAAGGTCGGACACTGGGTGGAGATCGCCGCGTCGGACCGGGGCGTGGCGCTGTACGCGTTCGGCGGGCGCTGGGGGCCCGAGCCGCAGCGGCGCGATGCGGTGTTCGGCTTTCTCCCCGGCAACGGGCTGCACGACGTGCACATGAACCAGGGCAACCCGCCCGGCCGCCACGCGCACGACAACGGCGCCGGCCAGGACGGCGCGCTCTTCTTCCACCTGCAGCGCGAGAACCGCTGGATCGCGCTCTTCCTGGCCTTCCAGTCGCAGAGCTGGGAGGCGGATGGAGGCGGCCACACGCTGGAGCCGCACCCGGACGACCTGGGGAGATTCCATGGATACGGACAGAGCCACCGGCGCCGCTGA
- a CDS encoding lysylphosphatidylglycerol synthase domain-containing protein, which yields MKLSPAWKKAATALLIAAAAFFLVRSIARDWPRVRAFDWQVDPLLLAASIALLVAMLVWGVWVWGMVLRRFEHAPVRFGTLLRIWFLSNLARYIPGTVFQFLTAAQLSRSAGLSAAVLLTSLLVHTGITLLSALLVSAWTLAAPLFPALPPPAVIAIGAAATVAAAGFVHPRFLNAMLGIIPRLLKRETIRWNGSWGYGLGLLAMSLASWAMYGAAYWLFLRSLTPMAPAHLPMVSGVNALSFAAGWIVFFAPGGLGVREYAMKQLLLPLLPVGVAALISIAARLWNIAGELLGGALVLALFRRSSADRSAVTESAGPAAPRAGKT from the coding sequence ATGAAGCTCTCGCCCGCGTGGAAGAAGGCCGCCACCGCGCTGCTGATCGCGGCGGCGGCCTTCTTTCTCGTCCGCAGCATCGCCCGCGACTGGCCGCGCGTCCGCGCCTTCGACTGGCAGGTGGACCCGCTCCTGCTGGCCGCCAGCATCGCGCTGCTGGTGGCGATGCTGGTCTGGGGCGTGTGGGTGTGGGGGATGGTGCTGCGCCGCTTCGAGCACGCGCCGGTGCGCTTCGGCACGCTGCTGCGCATCTGGTTCCTGTCCAACCTGGCGCGCTACATCCCCGGCACCGTCTTCCAGTTCCTCACCGCCGCGCAGCTCAGCCGCTCGGCCGGCCTCTCCGCCGCGGTGCTGCTGACGTCGCTGCTGGTGCACACGGGAATCACGCTCCTCTCCGCGCTCCTCGTCTCCGCGTGGACGCTGGCCGCGCCGCTCTTCCCCGCCCTGCCTCCGCCTGCGGTGATCGCGATCGGCGCCGCGGCGACCGTCGCGGCCGCGGGGTTCGTGCATCCGCGCTTCCTGAACGCCATGCTCGGCATCATCCCCCGCCTGCTGAAGCGCGAGACCATCCGCTGGAACGGCTCGTGGGGATACGGCCTGGGGCTGCTGGCGATGTCGCTGGCCAGCTGGGCAATGTACGGCGCCGCGTACTGGCTCTTCCTCCGCTCGCTGACGCCGATGGCGCCCGCGCACCTGCCGATGGTCAGTGGTGTGAACGCGCTCTCGTTCGCGGCGGGATGGATCGTCTTCTTCGCCCCCGGCGGCCTGGGCGTGCGCGAGTACGCGATGAAGCAGCTCCTCCTCCCCCTCCTACCCGTCGGCGTGGCCGCCCTCATCTCCATCGCCGCGCGCCTGTGGAACATCGCAGGCGAGCTGCTGGGCGGCGCGCTGGTGCTGGCGCTGTTCCGGCGTTCGTCGGCAGATCGCTCCGCCGTCACCGAGTCCGCTGGCCCCGCCGCGCCGCGAGCGGGAAAGACGTAG
- a CDS encoding glycosyltransferase family 4 protein, whose amino-acid sequence MRLKVLHVIYDDPRNPWVAGGGAVRVLELYRRLTDRVDATVATGSYPGAKDETIDGVRYLRLGARGPYAWSRVTYAAAANRLLRTAEYDAAVFDFSSYTPILMPRKRPSGITVHHVTGPTARERWGPVLAPALSGLEKAMIRRARRLTATSTATYELLRAIVAPEVPIDLVYAGVPGELFELPRRPEDYLLYFGRLDVIQKGLDTLLQAVAILARKRPEVEMRIAGRGKDMERVRSMSRELGIEGNVRLLGAVDEAERQRLFAGAAVQLMPSRFEGFGMVAAEAMAAGVPLVAAAAGSLPEVVDAPRGGMLVPAGDARALADATERLLEDAAARETLSASARISAQRFRWEKVADRHFEFLQKLAATG is encoded by the coding sequence TTGCGGCTCAAGGTCCTCCACGTCATCTACGACGATCCGCGGAACCCGTGGGTGGCGGGCGGCGGCGCCGTGCGCGTGCTGGAGCTGTACCGCCGCCTCACCGACCGCGTGGACGCGACGGTGGCCACGGGGAGCTACCCCGGCGCGAAGGACGAGACGATCGACGGCGTGCGCTACCTGCGCCTGGGCGCGCGCGGGCCGTACGCGTGGAGCCGGGTGACGTACGCGGCAGCGGCGAACCGGCTCCTGCGGACGGCGGAGTACGACGCGGCGGTGTTCGACTTCTCGTCGTACACGCCCATCCTGATGCCGCGCAAACGGCCGTCCGGGATCACCGTGCACCACGTGACCGGGCCCACGGCGCGCGAGCGGTGGGGCCCGGTGCTCGCTCCCGCCCTTTCGGGGCTGGAGAAGGCGATGATCCGCCGCGCCCGCCGCCTCACCGCCACGTCGACGGCCACGTACGAGCTGCTGCGCGCCATCGTCGCGCCCGAAGTCCCCATCGACCTTGTGTACGCGGGCGTGCCGGGCGAGCTTTTCGAGCTGCCGCGCCGTCCGGAGGACTACCTGCTCTACTTCGGGCGGCTGGACGTGATCCAGAAGGGGCTCGACACGCTCCTCCAGGCGGTCGCCATCCTGGCCCGGAAACGGCCTGAGGTGGAGATGCGCATCGCGGGGCGCGGCAAGGACATGGAGCGCGTCCGCTCGATGTCGCGCGAGCTGGGGATCGAGGGCAACGTGCGCCTCCTGGGCGCCGTGGACGAGGCGGAGCGGCAGCGCCTGTTCGCCGGCGCGGCGGTGCAGCTGATGCCGTCGCGCTTCGAGGGCTTCGGGATGGTGGCCGCCGAGGCGATGGCCGCCGGCGTCCCCCTCGTGGCCGCCGCCGCCGGCTCGCTCCCCGAGGTGGTCGACGCCCCCCGCGGCGGCATGCTCGTTCCCGCCGGCGACGCGCGGGCGCTGGCGGACGCGACGGAGCGCCTGCTGGAGGACGCCGCCGCGCGCGAGACGCTGTCCGCCTCCGCCCGCATCTCCGCGCAGCGCTTCCGCTGGGAGAAGGTGGCCGACCGCCACTTCGAGTTCCTCCAGAAGCTCGCCGCGACGGGCTGA